One genomic window of Desmospora activa DSM 45169 includes the following:
- a CDS encoding GNAT family N-acetyltransferase, whose translation MEKRQVTPMLILQGDPEIVLILFQLKDAPSLYHLINSSRNHLEPWLPWIREIHSLQAVEGYITRSLFDFSKGRQLHFGIWHQARLTGSVTVERIDTNSRIAELGYWLAPAYTGKGWMKRSVSQVIQYLFERHNINRVEIRCETDNKASNQVAQRLGFQLEGTLRQGAWKDGRFVDLHLYSLLRCHWKSPVDHCFTQINPPTLRT comes from the coding sequence ATGGAAAAAAGGCAGGTTACTCCCATGTTGATCCTGCAGGGGGATCCTGAAATCGTTTTAATCCTGTTTCAATTAAAAGATGCCCCATCCCTTTACCACTTGATTAACAGTAGTCGCAATCACTTGGAACCGTGGCTTCCCTGGATTCGCGAAATTCACTCTCTGCAAGCGGTAGAAGGATATATCACACGGTCGTTGTTTGATTTTTCAAAGGGAAGGCAACTTCATTTCGGCATTTGGCATCAAGCTCGGTTAACAGGTTCGGTAACTGTAGAGCGGATTGATACTAACAGCCGTATCGCAGAATTGGGGTACTGGTTAGCTCCTGCTTACACCGGCAAGGGTTGGATGAAGCGCTCCGTCTCACAGGTGATTCAATATCTGTTTGAGAGACACAACATCAATCGGGTGGAGATTCGCTGTGAAACCGACAATAAAGCCAGTAATCAGGTGGCGCAACGTCTCGGATTTCAGCTGGAGGGGACATTGCGCCAAGGGGCCTGGAAAGACGGGCGCTTTGTCGATCTGCATTTATACAGCTTGTTGCGTTGTCACTGGAAATCGCCGGTTGATCACTGCTTTACCCAAATCAATCCTCCCACACTACGGACCTGA
- a CDS encoding LacI family DNA-binding transcriptional regulator, which produces MGVTIRDVAKRAGVSIATVSRVLNQSKPVSNPLKQRIMQAVEETGYRPNAVARSMIRKKTGLIGVIVPEIANPYFSGLVEGIEAVAKERAYYTVLAISEKDDRRELELLRIFQSKQMDGILWAAARLDPACQQEIIQSNIPCVIIGQRLKNKDIPSVAIDNRRAAYETVSHLIQLGHRRIGMIHGPLWDVQSGRERLEGYHLALQTYGLSFRSDWTAEAGEFNVENGYQGMRAIWRTAEKPTALFCACDRLAVGAMTYLKQEGVSLPEEFSVAGFDDEELASLITPRLTTVRHSPYQMGYKSAQILTDRIKGKRDSRCDAITLDYQVIVRESTAILKQVLTTDL; this is translated from the coding sequence ATGGGAGTGACGATTCGGGATGTTGCTAAGCGGGCGGGTGTTTCGATCGCTACAGTATCCAGGGTGCTCAATCAATCAAAACCGGTGAGTAACCCGTTGAAACAGCGAATTATGCAAGCGGTGGAAGAGACAGGCTATCGTCCCAATGCGGTAGCGAGAAGCATGATTCGGAAGAAAACAGGGTTGATCGGTGTGATTGTACCGGAGATCGCCAATCCTTATTTTTCTGGCTTGGTGGAAGGGATTGAGGCGGTCGCCAAGGAAAGGGCCTATTACACCGTTTTGGCCATATCAGAAAAGGATGACCGCCGTGAACTGGAATTGCTGCGTATTTTTCAATCGAAACAGATGGATGGAATTCTGTGGGCGGCTGCCCGGTTGGACCCCGCTTGTCAACAGGAAATCATACAATCAAACATTCCATGTGTGATCATCGGACAGCGCTTAAAAAATAAGGATATTCCCTCCGTTGCGATCGATAACCGCCGGGCTGCTTATGAGACGGTCAGTCATCTGATCCAGCTGGGACACCGCCGCATCGGTATGATCCATGGGCCGTTGTGGGACGTTCAATCCGGACGCGAGCGGTTGGAGGGCTATCATCTGGCGCTCCAAACTTACGGTCTTTCCTTCCGTTCCGATTGGACCGCTGAAGCGGGGGAGTTTAATGTGGAGAACGGTTATCAGGGAATGCGAGCGATTTGGCGAACAGCGGAAAAGCCGACAGCGCTCTTTTGCGCCTGTGACCGGTTGGCTGTAGGGGCGATGACCTATCTAAAACAAGAGGGTGTCTCTTTACCGGAGGAATTTTCTGTCGCCGGCTTTGATGATGAAGAGTTGGCTTCTTTGATTACGCCACGGCTGACAACAGTCCGCCACTCCCCTTATCAGATGGGATACAAATCCGCACAAATCTTGACAGACCGAATCAAGGGCAAACGCGACTCCCGCTGTGACGCGATCACGCTGGATTATCAAGTGATTGTGCGCGAGAGTACTGCCATATTAAAACAAGTCTTAACAACAGACCTTTGA
- a CDS encoding carbohydrate ABC transporter permease, with product MNKKAGLLFYLFLIGFVVVILFPFIWQALTALKPPGELFGASAFKPFPQNPTLDNFVSVFTQRPFAAYLLNSTIVAVFTTLYCVFIAAIAAYAIARLQFWGKSFILGIVLAVSMFPQIATISPIFMFMEGIGLTNSYLGLIIPYTTFALPLALWNLTVFFRKIPFELEEAAKMDGATTMQAFWKVIFPLAIPGTFTTAILVFIAAWNEFFFALTINTDEAMKTVPVGIAMFQGRFSIPWAEISAASVIVTIPLVVMVLIFQRRIVAGLTSGAVKE from the coding sequence ATGAACAAAAAAGCTGGACTGCTGTTTTACCTTTTCCTGATAGGCTTTGTAGTGGTGATCTTGTTCCCCTTTATCTGGCAAGCGTTAACGGCCCTTAAACCACCGGGAGAACTGTTTGGGGCCAGCGCTTTTAAACCTTTTCCCCAAAATCCGACGCTGGATAACTTCGTCAGTGTTTTTACCCAGCGCCCCTTTGCCGCCTATCTGTTGAATAGTACCATCGTGGCAGTGTTTACCACCTTGTACTGTGTCTTTATCGCCGCCATTGCCGCCTATGCGATCGCACGATTGCAGTTTTGGGGCAAAAGCTTTATCTTAGGCATCGTATTGGCAGTTTCCATGTTTCCACAAATTGCCACTATCTCTCCCATCTTTATGTTTATGGAGGGTATCGGTCTGACTAACAGCTATCTGGGGCTAATCATTCCGTATACCACTTTTGCCCTGCCGCTGGCGTTATGGAATCTGACCGTCTTTTTCCGCAAGATTCCGTTTGAGTTGGAAGAAGCGGCCAAGATGGATGGAGCGACCACCATGCAAGCGTTTTGGAAGGTGATCTTTCCGTTGGCGATTCCGGGCACTTTTACCACAGCGATTTTAGTCTTTATCGCCGCTTGGAACGAATTTTTCTTCGCCTTGACCATTAACACCGATGAGGCAATGAAGACCGTTCCGGTGGGCATCGCGATGTTTCAAGGGCGTTTTTCCATCCCATGGGCAGAGATTTCTGCCGCTTCCGTGATTGTGACCATTCCCTTGGTGGTGATGGTATTAATCTTTCAACGGCGGATTGTCGCCGGATTGACGTCTGGTGCGGTTAAGGAATAA
- a CDS encoding carbohydrate ABC transporter permease produces the protein MKKGLSERNIGYLLILPALLLILVIAIYPVARSFYLSLYDIRLNDPTKSEPHRQYAIDVDRYADNLLLLGSALDREIEQAEGDAQERLTQLRGELEEVQGVLAEDPAFVERFETVDNLLLEGEDVPAELKRITIQNEQADVVVDKFRKINTILVDLNRQQALADGKRVVGLSNGLKETVIEPNFIGLQYYKDYIQDGRLWSSLNNTMVFTVISVTLELLLGLWIAMVINRQFVGRGVVRAAVLIPWALPTAVAAMMWKFLFDGQNGVMAKIFESIGLIPDMGVLLTTKFWSMFAVIFADVWKTTPFMALLILAGLQTIPRNLYEAAEVDGASKIQQFFRITLPMLRTTILVALLFRTLDAFRVFDLIYVLTGGGPANATETISVYAYKTMFAQMNFGAGSALAVIVFICVAIISMIFVRLLGRDLISDGR, from the coding sequence ATGAAAAAGGGACTCTCAGAGCGCAACATCGGGTATCTATTGATTCTGCCCGCGTTGTTGCTGATTTTGGTGATTGCCATCTATCCGGTGGCCCGTTCTTTTTATCTCAGTTTATATGATATTCGTCTCAATGATCCGACAAAATCGGAACCGCATCGCCAGTACGCCATCGATGTGGATCGGTATGCGGATAATCTGTTGCTGTTGGGATCAGCTTTGGATCGAGAAATCGAGCAGGCTGAGGGTGATGCACAGGAGCGATTGACGCAATTGCGGGGAGAATTAGAGGAGGTTCAAGGGGTGTTGGCAGAGGATCCCGCATTTGTAGAGCGATTTGAAACCGTGGATAATTTGCTCCTGGAAGGCGAGGATGTCCCTGCAGAGTTAAAACGGATCACGATTCAAAACGAGCAGGCGGATGTAGTGGTAGACAAGTTTCGTAAAATCAATACCATCTTGGTCGACCTCAATCGGCAACAAGCTTTAGCTGACGGAAAGCGAGTCGTAGGCTTATCCAACGGTCTCAAGGAAACGGTGATTGAACCCAACTTTATCGGGCTTCAATATTACAAAGATTATATCCAGGATGGACGCTTATGGTCCTCACTCAACAATACAATGGTCTTTACCGTTATTTCAGTAACGCTGGAGTTGTTGCTGGGCCTGTGGATTGCGATGGTGATCAATCGTCAGTTTGTAGGGCGTGGCGTCGTTCGAGCAGCTGTGCTCATTCCTTGGGCTTTGCCGACAGCGGTGGCGGCGATGATGTGGAAATTTTTGTTTGACGGCCAAAATGGCGTGATGGCCAAAATTTTTGAATCAATCGGTCTGATTCCCGATATGGGTGTGCTGTTAACCACTAAGTTTTGGTCGATGTTTGCCGTGATCTTTGCTGATGTATGGAAGACGACACCATTTATGGCGCTGCTGATCCTGGCGGGATTGCAGACAATTCCGCGCAATCTGTACGAGGCGGCGGAGGTGGATGGCGCTTCGAAAATTCAACAATTTTTTCGAATCACGTTACCGATGCTGCGCACCACGATTCTGGTTGCCCTTCTGTTTCGGACGTTGGATGCCTTCCGCGTGTTTGACCTGATCTATGTGTTGACTGGAGGCGGTCCCGCCAATGCGACTGAGACGATCTCCGTCTACGCCTATAAAACGATGTTTGCCCAGATGAATTTTGGGGCGGGCTCCGCTCTAGCCGTGATTGTATTTATCTGTGTAGCCATTATCAGCATGATTTTTGTGCGGCTGCTTGGACGAGACTTGATCAGCGACGGAAGGTGA
- a CDS encoding ABC transporter substrate-binding protein: MKAWRKVLSIGTAALLVFSLAACGQSTDKADGGDGDVVTITYARGKDQTGASTKLIEAFEEAHPNIKVEFKEMPSDTGVSHDQYVTMFSGGSDEIDVFDLDVIWPAEFAQAGYLQPLDRFIEKDGIKLDEYVQGAVDAGNYNGRQWAMPKFLDAGLLYYRTDLVDNPPQTWDELIEQAEDLKGEGGTKYGYLLQGKQYEGLVCNFIEFIGSYGGEVLDKEGKVAINSPETVKGLNKMMEIAQSDFVPGNVTALTEVETDAIYGEGEAVFDRQWPYHFAKMNEEGSKVKGKVEIAPLPAGDAGSAAALGGWSSGINANSKHKQEAWEFIKFMNGPEGQKISAVDGGLAPTLLPLYEDDKVKQASPLFDSDDYVEGISNAISRPVSPEYPKISDVIQTEVSSAIAGKQTAEQAVKNMDKKLKEIIK, from the coding sequence ATGAAAGCGTGGAGAAAAGTGTTGTCGATTGGAACGGCTGCGCTCCTGGTTTTTTCTCTGGCGGCATGTGGACAATCGACGGATAAAGCAGACGGTGGCGACGGTGACGTGGTGACCATCACCTACGCCCGCGGGAAAGATCAAACCGGTGCGTCGACGAAACTGATTGAAGCCTTTGAAGAGGCACACCCCAACATCAAAGTGGAATTTAAAGAGATGCCTTCCGACACCGGGGTGAGCCATGATCAATATGTCACCATGTTTAGCGGAGGCTCCGATGAGATCGATGTATTTGACTTGGATGTGATCTGGCCCGCTGAATTTGCCCAGGCTGGATATCTTCAACCCTTGGATCGCTTTATTGAAAAAGACGGCATTAAGTTGGACGAATATGTCCAGGGCGCTGTTGACGCCGGTAACTACAACGGCCGCCAATGGGCAATGCCGAAATTCCTGGATGCGGGTTTGCTCTATTATCGTACCGATCTGGTAGATAACCCGCCGCAAACCTGGGATGAATTGATTGAACAGGCGGAGGATTTAAAAGGAGAAGGCGGAACGAAGTACGGTTACCTGCTGCAAGGAAAACAGTATGAGGGACTGGTTTGCAACTTTATCGAATTTATCGGCTCTTATGGCGGTGAAGTGTTGGATAAGGAAGGGAAAGTAGCCATCAACAGTCCGGAAACGGTCAAAGGTTTAAATAAAATGATGGAGATTGCCCAGTCTGATTTTGTCCCCGGCAATGTTACCGCTTTGACTGAAGTGGAAACCGATGCCATCTACGGGGAAGGGGAAGCGGTGTTTGACCGGCAGTGGCCTTACCACTTTGCCAAGATGAATGAAGAAGGTTCCAAGGTGAAAGGGAAAGTGGAGATTGCTCCGCTCCCTGCGGGAGATGCCGGCAGTGCCGCTGCTCTGGGTGGTTGGTCCAGCGGCATCAACGCCAATTCGAAACACAAACAGGAAGCATGGGAGTTCATCAAATTTATGAACGGCCCGGAGGGGCAGAAGATCTCTGCCGTTGACGGAGGCTTGGCCCCTACACTGTTGCCGCTGTACGAAGATGATAAGGTGAAACAAGCCAGCCCGCTCTTTGACAGCGACGACTATGTAGAAGGAATCAGCAACGCCATTTCACGCCCGGTTTCTCCGGAGTATCCCAAGATCTCCGATGTAATCCAAACGGAAGTTTCCAGCGCCATCGCCGGCAAACAAACCGCTGAGCAGGCCGTAAAAAACATGGATAAAAAGCTGAAAGAGATTATCAAGTGA
- a CDS encoding Gfo/Idh/MocA family protein yields the protein MKKAEWKVGIIGAGGISAAHIEALAQEPRAQLCAIADLDEAVARSRVNDYGNPAVYRDYQKMLEQEQLDGVIICLPNHLHEQVAIAVLDAGCHVLCEKPLATSADAARRMAEHARRTGKVLMVGQNNRFRADAQLLKRLLTDDRLGDVYHAKAGWIRRNGIPGWGSWFTDRERAGGGPLIDIGVHMLDLTLWLLNFPRPVSVFGQTYARFGPHKKGLSAWGTVMAEGRFDVEDSAVALIRFDNGFTLNLDASWASHIPKERAYVDLLGETAGASLDFYSQRLRLFQEETGIPVDAEMTPGPQHDRLQLLSNWIGVMAGTEQPICTAEQGVEVLRILDAIYTSAQTGQSVSLD from the coding sequence ATGAAAAAAGCGGAATGGAAAGTGGGCATTATCGGGGCTGGTGGCATTTCAGCGGCCCATATTGAAGCGCTGGCACAAGAGCCACGAGCGCAGTTATGTGCGATTGCCGACCTGGATGAAGCGGTGGCTCGGTCTCGCGTCAACGACTACGGCAATCCCGCAGTGTATCGGGATTATCAGAAAATGTTGGAGCAGGAGCAGTTGGACGGGGTAATTATCTGTTTGCCCAATCACCTGCATGAGCAGGTGGCGATTGCGGTTCTGGATGCGGGTTGCCATGTGTTGTGCGAAAAGCCCTTGGCTACCAGCGCTGACGCCGCCCGCCGCATGGCGGAGCATGCTCGCCGCACCGGTAAGGTTTTGATGGTGGGACAAAACAATCGCTTTCGTGCAGATGCGCAATTGCTGAAGCGTTTACTTACCGACGATCGTCTAGGCGATGTCTACCATGCCAAGGCGGGCTGGATTCGGCGCAACGGTATTCCGGGGTGGGGTAGTTGGTTTACCGATCGAGAGCGCGCCGGCGGTGGCCCGTTGATTGATATCGGTGTTCATATGTTGGATTTAACCTTATGGTTGTTGAACTTTCCCCGTCCGGTCTCCGTTTTTGGACAAACTTACGCCCGCTTTGGCCCACACAAAAAAGGGTTGTCTGCCTGGGGAACGGTGATGGCGGAAGGTCGATTTGACGTGGAGGATTCAGCGGTGGCGCTGATTCGCTTTGATAACGGATTTACGTTAAATCTGGATGCCAGCTGGGCTTCTCATATCCCTAAGGAACGGGCCTATGTCGATTTGTTGGGAGAGACGGCGGGAGCGTCACTCGATTTCTACAGTCAACGGCTTCGCCTCTTCCAGGAAGAAACGGGAATACCAGTCGATGCGGAAATGACGCCGGGACCCCAACATGACCGTCTCCAACTTTTATCCAATTGGATCGGTGTCATGGCTGGAACCGAGCAGCCGATTTGTACAGCGGAGCAAGGGGTTGAAGTTTTGCGTATTTTGGATGCAATTTATACTTCAGCTCAAACGGGTCAATCGGTGTCATTGGATTAA
- a CDS encoding Gfo/Idh/MocA family protein, translating into MESVKIGVIGCGSISIHRHIPEYFKHANAQLVAFCDVDEQRAQAAALEYGGQVYTDWRELLQQEELDAVSVCTPNVDHAPITIAALQAGKHVLCEKPMATSKEEAQAMVEAAKQNGVQLMIGHNQRLMPPHVKAKEILKSGKLGRVLTFRTAFSHGGPEGWSVDGADSWFFRKERAFVGALGDLGVHKVDLLRWLLEDEVIEVAAFTDTLEKKGDVEDNAVMLLRTRSGAFGTLAASWTHHPSEDNSTVIYGEKGYIRIVDDPVHQVIVYHVDGTVEKVEMGGIATNDDQTDSGVISAFVDAIVGGTPNPIPGEEGMKSLEVVLAAVEAAEKKTVVTP; encoded by the coding sequence ATGGAATCAGTAAAGATCGGCGTCATCGGCTGTGGCAGTATCAGTATCCATCGCCATATTCCGGAGTATTTCAAACATGCAAACGCACAGCTGGTCGCTTTTTGTGATGTAGATGAGCAGCGGGCACAGGCGGCAGCGTTGGAGTATGGGGGGCAAGTGTATACCGACTGGCGGGAGCTGCTTCAGCAGGAAGAGTTGGATGCAGTCAGCGTCTGTACGCCCAATGTGGATCATGCCCCCATCACCATTGCCGCTCTACAGGCAGGCAAGCATGTGTTGTGTGAAAAGCCGATGGCTACATCAAAGGAAGAGGCACAGGCGATGGTGGAAGCAGCAAAGCAAAACGGCGTCCAATTGATGATTGGACACAATCAACGCCTGATGCCTCCGCATGTAAAAGCGAAAGAGATTCTAAAGAGCGGCAAACTGGGACGGGTGCTCACCTTCCGTACGGCTTTTTCACACGGTGGGCCGGAAGGTTGGAGCGTGGATGGTGCGGACAGCTGGTTTTTTCGGAAAGAGCGCGCATTTGTCGGTGCTTTGGGAGATCTGGGCGTACACAAGGTAGACCTGTTGCGGTGGTTACTGGAAGATGAAGTCATAGAAGTGGCCGCTTTTACCGACACCTTGGAAAAGAAGGGGGATGTGGAGGATAACGCGGTGATGTTACTCCGCACCCGCAGCGGCGCCTTTGGCACCTTGGCGGCCAGCTGGACGCATCACCCCAGCGAGGACAACAGCACGGTTATCTATGGGGAAAAGGGATATATTCGGATTGTGGATGATCCGGTTCATCAGGTGATTGTCTACCATGTGGACGGCACGGTGGAAAAGGTTGAAATGGGCGGTATCGCCACCAATGACGACCAGACGGATAGCGGTGTGATTTCGGCTTTTGTCGATGCCATCGTTGGCGGAACCCCCAACCCGATTCCGGGAGAAGAAGGAATGAAATCCCTGGAAGTCGTGCTGGCAGCGGTAGAAGCGGCGGAAAAGAAAACGGTTGTGACGCCATAA
- a CDS encoding sugar phosphate isomerase/epimerase family protein has product MKLGVFTVLFSEKSFEEMLDTVKAAGLEAVELGTGGYPGTAHCDPATLLEDDAKLKSFQRAIADRGLTISGLSCHGNPLTPNQSLAKSSHDTFVQTVQLAQKLEVPVVNCFSGTPGDHEGAKYPNWPVAPWPNEYREVLEWQWREKIIPYWKEWGGFAADHGVKVALELHGGFSVHTPATMLRLREAVGEVMGANLDPSHLWWQGIDPVAAIKILGREGAIHHFHAKDTYIDPEQVNMHGLTDMQSYEFLQERAWLFRTVGYGHDMKTWADIISALRTVGYDYVVSIEHEDALMSIDEGFAKAVANLQTVITKEPVADMWWV; this is encoded by the coding sequence ATGAAGCTGGGTGTGTTTACGGTCTTGTTTTCCGAAAAGTCATTCGAAGAGATGCTGGATACGGTAAAAGCAGCAGGACTGGAAGCGGTAGAGTTAGGAACGGGGGGCTATCCGGGTACAGCTCACTGTGATCCCGCGACTCTGTTGGAGGACGACGCCAAATTAAAATCGTTTCAACGGGCGATCGCCGATCGTGGATTGACGATCAGCGGTCTCAGCTGTCACGGCAATCCGCTGACACCCAATCAATCATTAGCGAAATCTTCTCATGATACGTTTGTACAAACGGTTCAATTGGCGCAAAAGTTGGAAGTGCCGGTAGTCAACTGCTTTTCCGGAACGCCGGGAGATCATGAAGGAGCAAAATACCCCAATTGGCCTGTCGCACCGTGGCCCAATGAGTATCGTGAGGTATTGGAGTGGCAGTGGCGGGAGAAGATCATTCCCTATTGGAAAGAGTGGGGCGGTTTTGCCGCTGATCACGGTGTCAAGGTGGCATTGGAACTACACGGTGGCTTCTCGGTTCACACGCCAGCGACGATGTTGCGGCTGCGGGAAGCGGTGGGTGAGGTGATGGGGGCCAACCTAGATCCCAGCCATCTGTGGTGGCAAGGAATCGATCCGGTAGCCGCCATTAAGATCCTGGGCCGGGAAGGGGCGATTCATCACTTCCACGCCAAAGATACGTATATCGATCCGGAGCAGGTCAATATGCACGGATTGACTGATATGCAATCCTACGAATTTTTACAAGAGCGAGCGTGGCTGTTCCGCACCGTCGGCTATGGCCACGATATGAAAACATGGGCGGATATCATTAGTGCCCTGCGCACGGTTGGTTACGATTATGTGGTTAGTATTGAGCATGAGGATGCATTGATGTCGATCGATGAAGGCTTCGCTAAAGCGGTAGCCAATCTGCAAACTGTGATCACCAAAGAGCCCGTGGCTGATATGTGGTGGGTGTAA
- the trmB gene encoding tRNA (guanosine(46)-N7)-methyltransferase TrmB: protein MRLRRKPNAQQMVQEHPRVVNNPQTYKGKWHSHLFKRDRPLYLELGTGKGQFLSQACLEQPSVNWIGVERIEEVLLQALQKADDTECENLRFLWMDVKLLSEVFAPGEVDRIYLHFSDPWPKTRHTKRRLTYSSFLQQYRKVLKENGEVLLKTDNEGLFDFSLEQLEQAGYRLIESTRDLYHSPYLSGNIATEYETKFTSRGMPIYYLKAQPL, encoded by the coding sequence ATGCGACTGAGACGAAAACCAAATGCGCAACAAATGGTGCAGGAACACCCCCGTGTCGTCAACAATCCACAAACATACAAAGGAAAGTGGCACTCCCACCTCTTTAAACGCGATCGTCCGCTCTATCTAGAGCTGGGCACGGGAAAAGGGCAGTTTTTATCCCAGGCGTGCCTGGAACAGCCCAGTGTAAATTGGATCGGGGTGGAGCGGATTGAGGAGGTTTTGCTACAAGCATTACAAAAAGCGGATGATACGGAGTGCGAAAACCTACGCTTCCTGTGGATGGATGTAAAACTCCTCTCTGAAGTATTTGCCCCCGGTGAGGTGGATCGCATTTATCTACACTTTAGCGACCCCTGGCCCAAAACACGGCACACCAAACGGAGGCTAACCTACTCGTCATTTTTACAGCAGTACCGAAAAGTATTGAAGGAGAATGGCGAGGTGCTGCTCAAAACCGACAACGAAGGGTTATTTGACTTCTCGTTAGAGCAGTTGGAGCAAGCGGGCTACCGCCTGATCGAATCCACCCGCGACCTCTATCACAGCCCATACCTCTCCGGAAATATCGCAACGGAATATGAAACCAAATTTACCTCCCGCGGCATGCCGATCTATTATTTGAAGGCACAACCGTTGTAG
- a CDS encoding FixH family protein: protein MIEKWRIGSILLSLFVLVACSAEGNTSEALKVRVTIEPQSPQQHQAAKLIVQTLVDGQPIDDAAVTIGIRHDSEKEAKTVEASPDNKGNYIATETFHEAGNYQLTINAEKGEVSTVATKQIVVE from the coding sequence ATGATCGAAAAATGGAGGATTGGATCGATCCTACTGTCGCTTTTCGTTTTAGTCGCTTGCTCCGCTGAGGGCAACACGAGTGAAGCCTTAAAGGTGCGAGTCACAATTGAGCCCCAATCACCCCAGCAACATCAAGCTGCCAAGCTGATCGTGCAAACCCTTGTGGATGGTCAACCAATCGACGATGCAGCGGTGACAATCGGAATTCGGCATGACTCGGAAAAAGAGGCAAAAACGGTAGAAGCATCCCCAGACAACAAAGGAAATTACATAGCCACAGAGACGTTTCATGAAGCGGGTAACTATCAATTGACGATAAACGCTGAAAAAGGTGAGGTTTCCACTGTTGCTACCAAGCAGATTGTGGTTGAGTAG
- a CDS encoding carboxypeptidase-like regulatory domain-containing protein — translation MNRLSKMVIFSTGIVFLFSSVFASPVHADKKTAVTGEVTTTFEFSDEYTKDAKKWFDHANEVAREDLEKDLKEAPKKEKPKIKKAIKFLEKNQSDKVFKEYPDGSSELNQALAGMEVKIGKQKTTTNRAGKYTIPQVPLGKHKLTISYEGHEIHSMDVVVKRGQPRKDIDLQIYDRQFIESARKMSESMASHHQEEQVGTQEVTTYPELPQGEEVGEGRGSMVILTEEGNIVNCNKAHAYESPQGKKPFDPAGQEDWKSDTASFPWTEADCAVSIALGFQYLMAPFFLSKYDNSYYCVLESMNAIPMDPETPEKNIYCNGENKDGKYNCSWFEGIDHDEALHTH, via the coding sequence GTGAACAGGCTCTCTAAAATGGTTATTTTTAGCACGGGGATTGTGTTTCTTTTTTCTTCCGTGTTCGCTTCCCCGGTCCATGCGGACAAAAAAACTGCTGTTACAGGGGAAGTGACAACGACGTTTGAGTTTAGTGACGAATACACCAAAGATGCAAAGAAATGGTTTGATCACGCAAATGAAGTGGCCAGAGAAGACCTGGAAAAGGACTTGAAGGAGGCTCCAAAAAAAGAGAAACCAAAGATCAAAAAAGCGATAAAATTTCTTGAAAAAAACCAATCTGATAAAGTGTTCAAGGAATACCCTGACGGGAGTTCCGAATTGAACCAGGCACTTGCGGGTATGGAAGTAAAGATCGGCAAACAGAAAACGACTACCAATCGTGCTGGTAAATATACGATCCCCCAAGTGCCCTTGGGCAAGCATAAACTGACAATATCCTATGAAGGGCACGAGATTCATTCTATGGATGTGGTGGTAAAGAGGGGCCAGCCGCGTAAAGATATCGACTTACAGATCTATGACAGACAATTTATTGAAAGTGCTCGCAAAATGAGTGAGTCGATGGCTTCCCACCATCAGGAAGAGCAAGTGGGGACACAAGAAGTTACCACATATCCGGAGTTGCCTCAGGGAGAGGAAGTGGGTGAAGGGAGGGGATCGATGGTGATTTTGACGGAGGAAGGAAACATCGTCAATTGTAATAAAGCTCATGCATACGAATCACCGCAAGGAAAAAAGCCCTTTGATCCCGCTGGCCAAGAGGATTGGAAGTCAGATACCGCGTCTTTTCCCTGGACCGAAGCGGATTGTGCCGTCTCTATCGCTTTAGGATTCCAATATCTGATGGCACCGTTTTTTCTATCCAAATACGATAACAGCTACTATTGTGTGTTGGAATCGATGAATGCGATTCCAATGGATCCGGAGACCCCAGAAAAAAACATCTATTGTAACGGTGAAAATAAAGACGGCAAATATAACTGCTCCTGGTTTGAGGGTATTGATCACGACGAAGCATTGCATACCCATTGA